A genomic stretch from Algoriphagus halophilus includes:
- a CDS encoding cysteine desulfurase family protein, with translation MNYPIYLDYNATTPCAPEVLEEMLPWFSQHFGNAASKYHPYGWVAEEAVEKAREQIANLIGARSKEIIFTSGATEAINLAIKGIFEVYAGEKQHYITCQTEHKAILDCFEELEGKGASITYLPVQRDGSIDLDTLQSSIRPETKMIALMWANNETGFIHPISEIAQIAEEKGIIFFTDAVQAAGKIQVSVKGIHLMAISAHKFEGPKGVGALFIRHNHNLPKPIGQISGGGHEKGFRSGTLNVPGIVGMGKAAEVKQGMLESEFSRLSLLRNQLEEGLLQIPKTHLNGSQEHRLPHVTNISFEGVEGEDLLRKVCMKVAVSSGSACTSISPKPSHVLKAMGLDDYLGRASLRFSLGRQTTEQDILDSIAWVRKSIKDLRGQ, from the coding sequence ATGAATTACCCAATCTATTTGGATTACAATGCCACTACACCTTGTGCTCCGGAGGTTTTAGAAGAGATGTTGCCCTGGTTTTCTCAGCACTTTGGAAATGCCGCCAGCAAATACCATCCTTATGGATGGGTGGCAGAAGAAGCTGTGGAAAAAGCCAGAGAACAAATAGCTAATTTGATAGGAGCAAGGTCCAAAGAAATCATATTTACTTCTGGAGCTACCGAGGCAATCAACTTGGCTATCAAAGGGATTTTTGAGGTATATGCGGGCGAAAAACAACATTATATCACTTGCCAGACGGAGCATAAAGCCATATTGGACTGTTTTGAGGAACTGGAGGGCAAAGGAGCAAGTATTACTTATCTACCTGTTCAAAGAGATGGAAGCATTGATTTGGATACACTACAATCATCCATTCGACCAGAAACTAAAATGATTGCCCTCATGTGGGCTAATAATGAAACTGGGTTCATTCATCCTATTTCAGAGATCGCTCAAATCGCAGAGGAAAAAGGCATCATCTTTTTTACCGATGCAGTCCAAGCTGCAGGGAAAATTCAAGTTTCTGTAAAAGGCATTCACTTAATGGCCATCTCTGCTCATAAATTTGAAGGACCCAAGGGAGTAGGAGCATTATTTATAAGGCATAATCACAATCTTCCTAAACCAATAGGCCAGATTTCTGGCGGGGGGCATGAAAAAGGATTTAGAAGTGGAACATTGAATGTTCCTGGTATTGTAGGGATGGGTAAAGCAGCAGAAGTAAAGCAAGGAATGTTGGAATCTGAATTTTCCAGACTTTCACTCCTTCGTAACCAATTGGAAGAAGGATTATTACAAATCCCCAAAACTCATTTGAACGGAAGTCAAGAACATAGATTGCCCCATGTGACGAACATTTCTTTTGAAGGAGTAGAGGGGGAGGATTTACTTCGGAAGGTGTGCATGAAAGTAGCTGTCAGTTCTGGCTCGGCTTGTACCAGTATTTCACCAAAACCTTCACATGTGTTGAAAGCAATGGGCTTAGATGACTATCTGGGTAGGGCTTCTTTACGATTTAGTTTGGGTAGACA
- a CDS encoding xanthine dehydrogenase family protein molybdopterin-binding subunit: MATLTKTTRRDFLKIAGTTAGGLFIGFNWLGCDSPKMEVLTDEQVLSQAKGFNAYLSIAPSGDIVIYSPNPELGQNIKTSFPMVVAEELDADWKNVRVMQANLDQEKYDRQLTGGSGAMPHSWERLRKAGATARYLLVAAAAKEWGVPASEITTEASKIYHKGSGKEASYGDMAIAASVLEAPEEVTLKDPKDFKIIGTPVKNVDNQAIFTGKPLYGLDFYREGMKHAMIQRPPFGMKIKSVEDAAAKNVKGISDVMVMENNVVLIGDSTWPLMKAKKLLKIDYEADGLVESSSDHDRLFREMLDSNKAEERRRDGNVAMAFKNAAKVVTAEYQCPFLSHSPMEPMNFFAHVKENSAELIGPTQTPDRAASAAAEILGIPKENISVEITRLGGGFGRRLRADYVEEAVKVSKAINAPVKVTWSREDDITGGAYRPAVRYRFEAALDADGNMIGYKLKGAGINAGNSTRQNNFPSGAVDNVLIESIDHNSPITTNPWRAPITNFLAYAEQSFLDEVALEANRDPVEFRLSLLEKAKANPVGGELGYDADRMIGVIKTAAEKSNWGKNPNVSQGFSVYFSHRTYVAQVADIEMENGSPVLKKITAATDCGMVINPTGANHQVRGGIVDGMGHAMYGNLTFENGLPTQKNFDKYRLIRMKEVPQIDVHYVDSGYDPTGLGEPALPPTGGAVANAIYKATKRRLRRQPFIEQEEFSDLNLEIKRA, translated from the coding sequence ATGGCTACACTAACAAAAACAACTAGACGGGATTTTCTAAAGATAGCAGGTACGACAGCTGGTGGCTTATTTATAGGCTTTAACTGGCTAGGTTGCGATTCACCAAAAATGGAAGTCCTAACCGATGAACAGGTTCTTTCTCAAGCCAAAGGCTTTAATGCCTACCTATCAATTGCACCAAGTGGAGATATCGTGATTTACTCACCTAACCCAGAGTTAGGACAAAATATCAAAACATCTTTTCCCATGGTAGTGGCTGAAGAACTGGATGCAGACTGGAAAAATGTTCGGGTCATGCAAGCAAATCTGGATCAGGAAAAGTATGATCGGCAGTTAACTGGTGGATCTGGTGCGATGCCACATTCCTGGGAAAGATTGAGAAAAGCAGGTGCTACTGCAAGATATTTACTAGTAGCTGCTGCAGCTAAAGAATGGGGCGTTCCGGCTTCTGAAATAACAACTGAGGCTAGCAAGATCTACCATAAAGGAAGTGGCAAAGAAGCTAGCTATGGAGATATGGCTATTGCTGCCTCTGTTTTAGAAGCACCAGAAGAGGTAACCCTAAAAGATCCAAAAGACTTCAAAATCATTGGTACACCGGTTAAAAATGTAGACAATCAAGCCATTTTTACTGGAAAACCATTATATGGATTAGATTTCTACAGGGAAGGAATGAAGCATGCGATGATTCAAAGACCTCCTTTTGGAATGAAAATCAAATCAGTAGAAGATGCTGCAGCCAAAAACGTTAAAGGCATTTCTGATGTCATGGTCATGGAAAATAATGTAGTCCTAATTGGGGATTCTACCTGGCCATTGATGAAAGCTAAAAAGCTTTTGAAAATAGATTATGAGGCAGATGGGCTTGTAGAAAGTTCCAGTGATCACGATCGTCTTTTCCGTGAGATGCTTGATTCTAACAAAGCGGAAGAAAGAAGGAGGGATGGTAACGTAGCAATGGCCTTTAAAAATGCCGCAAAGGTGGTTACAGCTGAATACCAATGTCCATTCCTATCACATTCTCCAATGGAACCCATGAACTTCTTTGCGCATGTGAAGGAGAATTCTGCGGAACTAATCGGACCTACGCAAACACCAGATAGAGCTGCTTCTGCTGCTGCAGAAATACTTGGCATCCCTAAAGAGAATATTTCTGTGGAAATCACACGTTTGGGAGGGGGATTTGGTAGAAGACTACGAGCAGACTATGTAGAAGAAGCAGTCAAAGTTTCTAAAGCCATCAATGCCCCGGTTAAAGTGACTTGGAGCAGAGAAGATGATATTACAGGTGGAGCTTATAGGCCTGCCGTAAGGTATCGATTTGAGGCTGCCTTGGATGCCGATGGAAATATGATTGGTTATAAATTAAAAGGAGCAGGAATCAATGCTGGGAACAGCACACGTCAGAATAATTTTCCTTCAGGGGCAGTAGACAATGTGTTGATTGAAAGTATTGATCATAATTCGCCAATTACTACCAATCCTTGGAGAGCTCCAATTACCAACTTCTTGGCTTATGCGGAACAATCTTTTCTTGATGAGGTGGCTTTAGAAGCCAACAGGGATCCTGTGGAATTCAGGCTTTCTCTTTTAGAAAAGGCCAAAGCAAATCCGGTTGGAGGAGAATTGGGGTACGATGCGGATCGAATGATAGGAGTGATTAAAACTGCCGCTGAGAAATCAAATTGGGGGAAAAACCCAAATGTCAGTCAAGGTTTTTCAGTTTACTTCTCCCATAGAACCTATGTTGCGCAGGTAGCGGATATTGAAATGGAAAATGGATCTCCGGTGCTCAAGAAAATCACCGCAGCAACGGATTGTGGGATGGTAATTAACCCTACCGGAGCCAACCATCAAGTAAGAGGTGGAATTGTGGACGGAATGGGACATGCAATGTATGGTAATTTGACCTTTGAAAACGGTCTTCCTACTCAAAAGAACTTTGATAAGTATCGATTGATCAGAATGAAAGAAGTTCCACAAATAGATGTGCATTACGTGGACAGTGGATATGATCCGACTGGTTTAGGGGAACCTGCATTACCACCTACGGGAGGAGCGGTTGCCAATGCCATTTACAAAGCGACAAAAAGAAGATTAAGAAGGCAACCATTTATAGAGCAAGAGGAATTCTCTGATCTTAATCTGGAAATCAAACGTGCCTAA
- a CDS encoding (2Fe-2S)-binding protein, with translation MATLNLKINGSTHTVDVEEDTPLLWVLRDHLGLVGTKYSCGIAQCGACTVHLNGEAIFSCSMPVSSVGSDEITTIEGLSKDGDHPVQKAWDEIDVAQCGYCQAGQIMNAAAFLDKNPAPSMEEIENAMNRNICRCGTYHKIREAVAKAAKI, from the coding sequence ATGGCAACATTAAATCTTAAAATTAACGGTAGTACCCATACCGTTGATGTCGAAGAGGACACCCCTTTATTGTGGGTTCTTCGGGATCATCTTGGCTTAGTGGGTACCAAATATTCTTGTGGAATTGCCCAATGCGGGGCCTGTACTGTTCATTTAAACGGAGAGGCTATATTTTCATGTAGCATGCCTGTATCAAGTGTAGGTTCAGATGAAATAACCACCATTGAAGGCCTATCCAAAGATGGAGATCATCCAGTCCAAAAAGCATGGGATGAAATTGATGTGGCCCAATGTGGGTATTGCCAAGCAGGGCAAATCATGAACGCAGCGGCATTTTTAGATAAAAATCCTGCTCCAAGTATGGAGGAGATAGAAAATGCAATGAATAGAAATATTTGTAGATGCGGAACCTATCATAAAATCAGAGAAGCTGTTGCAAAAGCTGCTAAAATCTAA
- a CDS encoding MBL fold metallo-hydrolase: MLKSSIKAIQRLLIVIISICLLLLIIGFLFVSLSPQFGGNPSSEQKAEFEKLGHYSNGEFQNLIETNMDMDFGEAIKMLPEFFKNDPSRVPDFDIPIVKIDSVDLTLPNQTTRLIWFGHSAFLLQIDGKNILLDPMLGEVPAPHPLLGKKRFSKELPIEIEQLPSIDMILFSHDHYDHLDYGSVQKLMGKTHAYYVPLGLGSHLKAWGIHPEKIHEMDWWDELEVDGLKLAFTPSRHFSGRGLTNRFSTLWGSWVIHGESDRIYFSGDGGYGPHFKDIGDRFGPFDFAMMECGQYNERWKEIHMIPEETAQAGLDIQAKVIMPIHWGAFSLAMHSWTDPVLKAAEELKLPVYVPKIGSYINMDQNLETREEWWIKP, translated from the coding sequence ATGCTTAAATCTTCCATAAAGGCAATTCAAAGATTACTGATTGTGATTATCTCAATTTGCCTTCTACTCCTAATCATAGGATTCCTTTTCGTAAGTCTAAGTCCCCAGTTTGGAGGCAATCCCAGTTCTGAGCAGAAAGCTGAATTTGAAAAATTGGGGCATTATTCCAATGGAGAGTTTCAAAACTTGATCGAAACCAACATGGATATGGATTTTGGAGAAGCAATAAAAATGCTTCCGGAATTCTTTAAAAATGATCCATCCAGAGTTCCTGATTTTGATATTCCCATAGTGAAAATTGATTCCGTAGACCTCACTTTGCCAAACCAAACTACGAGGTTGATTTGGTTTGGACATTCCGCATTTCTCTTACAAATAGATGGTAAAAATATCCTGTTAGATCCCATGCTTGGGGAAGTACCTGCTCCCCACCCTCTGTTGGGAAAGAAACGATTCAGCAAAGAGCTTCCTATAGAAATTGAACAATTACCATCCATTGATATGATTTTGTTCTCACATGATCATTACGATCATCTGGATTATGGTTCTGTTCAAAAACTGATGGGTAAGACTCACGCATATTATGTCCCTTTGGGACTGGGATCCCACCTAAAAGCATGGGGGATTCATCCTGAGAAAATTCATGAGATGGACTGGTGGGATGAATTGGAGGTAGATGGTTTGAAGTTGGCATTTACTCCTTCCAGACATTTTTCGGGAAGAGGACTAACTAATCGATTTTCTACGTTATGGGGGTCTTGGGTGATCCATGGAGAGTCCGACCGAATCTATTTTAGTGGAGACGGTGGATATGGCCCTCATTTCAAAGATATCGGAGACCGCTTTGGTCCTTTTGATTTTGCCATGATGGAATGTGGTCAATACAATGAGCGATGGAAGGAGATTCATATGATACCAGAAGAAACCGCACAAGCAGGTTTGGATATTCAAGCCAAAGTTATCATGCCCATCCATTGGGGGGCTTTTTCTCTTGCCATGCATTCTTGGACTGATCCGGTACTAAAGGCAGCAGAGGAGCTTAAATTACCTGTATATGTTCCAAAAATCGGGTCATATATTAATATGGATCAAAATCTTGAAACAAGAGAAGAATGGTGGATTAAACCTTAA
- a CDS encoding Gfo/Idh/MocA family protein — translation MSQTINAAIVGTGFIGPAHLEALRRIPNIHVSGLVEVNQEVAEAKAKELGIPNAYTFENMLKDDSIQVVHVCTPNFLHFPQTKACLLAGKHVVCEKPLANTIAEAEELVAIAEEKGLVNAVHFNLRYYPMVRQMKVMRESGELGEVNSVMGSYLQDWLFHRTDYNWRLEPEQSGGSRAVADIGSHLLDMTEYVTGLRITAVMADFSTVYKTRLKPLKAIETFSGKALDPSDYKEYPVNSEDYATVLLRFDNGRTGSITVSQINAGRKNRLNIEISGSKANFEFNAEKPNELWIGKRDEPNSVMMKDPALVSAGARSLVSFPGGHQEGFPDTSKQLFKEVYAAVREGKMPESPTFPTFADGLRELIIGEAIVESNAKEAWVKIPS, via the coding sequence ATGTCCCAGACGATCAATGCTGCTATTGTAGGAACCGGCTTTATCGGTCCCGCACATTTAGAGGCACTTAGAAGAATTCCTAATATCCATGTTTCAGGCCTCGTTGAAGTAAACCAAGAGGTAGCTGAAGCCAAAGCCAAGGAGCTTGGTATTCCAAATGCATATACTTTTGAAAATATGTTGAAGGATGACAGCATTCAAGTGGTACATGTTTGTACCCCTAACTTCCTGCATTTCCCACAAACCAAAGCTTGTTTATTGGCAGGTAAACATGTGGTTTGTGAAAAACCTTTAGCGAATACCATCGCTGAAGCAGAAGAATTGGTTGCCATTGCAGAAGAGAAAGGATTGGTCAATGCAGTACATTTCAATCTTCGCTATTACCCTATGGTAAGACAAATGAAAGTGATGCGTGAAAGTGGAGAATTGGGAGAAGTGAATTCTGTGATGGGTTCATACTTGCAAGATTGGTTATTCCATCGCACAGACTATAACTGGAGATTGGAGCCTGAACAATCCGGCGGATCAAGAGCTGTTGCTGATATTGGATCCCATTTATTGGATATGACAGAATACGTTACCGGTTTGAGAATTACGGCGGTGATGGCTGATTTTTCTACCGTTTATAAAACCAGATTGAAACCTTTGAAAGCGATTGAGACTTTCTCTGGCAAAGCTTTGGACCCTTCTGATTATAAAGAGTATCCAGTAAATTCGGAAGATTATGCAACCGTATTATTACGTTTTGATAATGGAAGAACAGGATCTATAACTGTAAGTCAAATCAATGCGGGCCGTAAAAACAGATTGAATATTGAGATCTCCGGTTCTAAGGCAAACTTTGAATTTAATGCAGAAAAACCAAATGAACTTTGGATAGGTAAGCGCGATGAACCAAATTCTGTGATGATGAAAGACCCGGCTTTGGTAAGTGCAGGAGCACGTTCTTTGGTAAGTTTCCCAGGTGGACACCAAGAAGGCTTCCCAGACACCTCAAAACAACTATTTAAAGAGGTTTATGCTGCTGTTCGTGAGGGTAAAATGCCTGAATCTCCTACCTTCCCAACTTTTGCAGATGGTTTGAGAGAATTGATTATAGGTGAAGCAATTGTAGAAAGTAATGCCAAGGAAGCTTGGGTTAAGATTCCTTCATAA
- a CDS encoding DUF2911 domain-containing protein, producing the protein MNLKKSFFAMILMAFVGFAATAQEKPSPARTAEGTVGDAKITINYSSPAVKGRVIWGDLVPLGEVWRAGANEATTFTTTKDIMVEGKKLPAGTYGFFVIPGENTSTFIFNEVAKQWGAFDYDSSKDVLRVSVPSQQTSSMEERLVYEVKPSSFEIRWEYGKASAKLGS; encoded by the coding sequence ATGAATTTGAAAAAGAGCTTTTTTGCAATGATCCTAATGGCATTTGTAGGATTTGCTGCTACCGCACAAGAAAAACCAAGTCCTGCTAGGACAGCAGAAGGAACTGTAGGCGATGCCAAAATCACCATCAATTATAGTAGCCCTGCAGTAAAAGGTAGAGTGATTTGGGGAGATTTGGTTCCTTTGGGAGAGGTTTGGAGAGCTGGAGCGAATGAAGCAACCACCTTTACCACTACCAAGGATATCATGGTTGAAGGTAAAAAGTTACCTGCTGGAACGTATGGATTCTTTGTAATCCCTGGTGAAAACACATCTACATTCATTTTCAATGAAGTTGCCAAGCAGTGGGGAGCCTTTGATTATGATTCAAGCAAAGATGTGCTTAGAGTAAGTGTTCCTTCACAACAAACTTCTTCCATGGAAGAGCGATTGGTATATGAAGTGAAACCATCCAGCTTTGAAATTAGATGGGAATATGGAAAAGCATCTGCGAAATTAGGTTCTTAA
- the araD1 gene encoding AraD1 family protein produces MKNSIRLVQLTHPKNGRRIAKVQEPDLLLLKDFGSVYELALKAIDTNQSLINLIQNSISDEKLDYDSIHSMNNEWKLLPSFDHPESSFQCLVSGTGLTHHNSALNRQMMHSDQQQQVTDSLKMYEMGVKGGNPAPGEIGVQPEWFFKGNGAVLRAHGDKLLIPYFGNDGGEEPEIAGVYIIDREGNPFRIGMTIGNEFSDHAMEKINYLYLAPSKIRTCAIGPELVIDADFESISGEVTVSRDGDQIWSSNINSGQKNMCHNLKNLEYHHFKYDSHRIPLQTHVHFYGADAFSFGNNILLKAGDQMTVAWEGMGRPLVNYLEKEDRNTYEPVRQL; encoded by the coding sequence ATGAAAAACAGCATAAGGTTAGTACAATTGACACATCCAAAAAATGGTCGAAGAATCGCAAAAGTTCAAGAACCTGATTTGCTACTTTTAAAAGACTTTGGTTCGGTTTATGAACTTGCTTTAAAAGCTATTGATACCAATCAAAGTTTGATAAATCTGATCCAGAACAGTATTTCCGATGAAAAGCTAGACTATGATTCTATCCATTCAATGAATAATGAATGGAAGTTGCTTCCATCATTTGATCATCCAGAATCTTCTTTTCAATGTCTGGTTTCAGGCACTGGCTTGACCCATCATAACAGTGCGTTAAATCGTCAAATGATGCACAGCGATCAACAACAGCAAGTTACGGATAGTTTAAAAATGTACGAGATGGGTGTGAAAGGAGGAAATCCGGCTCCTGGCGAAATAGGAGTTCAACCGGAATGGTTTTTTAAAGGAAATGGAGCGGTATTGAGAGCACATGGAGACAAACTTCTAATTCCCTATTTCGGGAATGACGGAGGGGAAGAACCGGAAATTGCAGGAGTATATATCATTGATAGAGAAGGAAATCCATTCAGGATTGGGATGACGATCGGAAATGAATTTTCTGACCATGCGATGGAAAAAATAAACTATCTCTATTTAGCTCCCTCTAAAATAAGAACCTGTGCGATTGGGCCGGAATTGGTAATTGATGCGGATTTTGAATCGATTTCAGGGGAGGTTACTGTTTCCAGAGATGGGGATCAGATCTGGAGTTCCAACATCAATTCAGGTCAAAAGAACATGTGCCATAATTTGAAAAACTTGGAGTATCACCATTTCAAGTATGATTCTCACCGAATTCCTTTACAAACACATGTCCACTTTTACGGTGCAGATGCTTTTAGCTTTGGAAATAATATACTACTTAAAGCAGGTGATCAAATGACCGTGGCTTGGGAGGGAATGGGAAGACCCTTGGTTAATTATCTAGAAAAAGAAGATAGAAATACCTACGAACCTGTCCGACAGTTATAA
- the hrpB gene encoding ATP-dependent helicase HrpB, translated as MLQNFDIHSFDLPVADIIPEVSQHLSDSNSLIIQAPPGAGKSTLLPLSLLGEPWLKGKKIMMLEPRRLATKSIAQRMAAMTNTKVGDVIGYRIRFESVVSKNTQLEVITEGILTRMMHSDNSLEDVGMVIFDEFHERNLHSEVALALCREIQEVLRPDLRILLMSATIDTPTLSELLNAEVIQSSGRQYPVEVAHLGEIDEYSIGEDTARKLIPLTHQHQGDFLVFLPGQGDIKKAESILRNALPDDMVLPLYGQLSPSAQNRAILPDPSGKRKIVLSTDIAETSLTIEGIKVVVDSGYAKSSKFDPRTGLSRLVLHRISKDSADQRSGRAGRLTAGHSYRLWTNAIENQMAEFRTPELLEADLAPMVLDMKAWGQEDIRNMTWLTPPPSGTLSLAEKTLEAIEALEDGNLTAHGKEIHGVPTHPRIAHMLLNAKNHDELGLGTDIAALLDERDPLGPEAGVDLNLRIEALRKYRDRGVTVSRIKKIEKLASSYRFMFKVAPENKAVDPWMTGLLLAYAYPERIAAARPGNNAQFQLANGKIAQIGHRDDLAHESWLAVAHVDARDGMGKIWMAAPINPKDLAPMLKTKEVLKWDRKKGGLQAHSEIRIGSIILGTRPLATYSEGNVKEAILEAIREEGEYLLDFNEAVEQLILRVQSLKIWNPEQEWPNWSVAMLCETPEKWLEFYLQNIKKNEDLKQLNLVQILKNSLSFELQQLLDELAPTSIDVPSGSKIKLEYRSEGEIPILSVRLQELFGLLETPKINAGKIPVLIEMLSPGFKPVQLTQDLKSFWQHGYFEVKKELKRRYPKHEWPEDPISAEAVRGVKRRT; from the coding sequence ATGCTTCAAAATTTCGATATTCATTCTTTTGACCTACCAGTAGCAGACATCATCCCTGAGGTAAGTCAACATCTTTCCGATTCTAATTCTCTGATCATTCAGGCTCCTCCAGGGGCGGGTAAAAGTACCTTGCTTCCTTTGTCCTTATTGGGGGAACCTTGGCTTAAAGGGAAGAAAATAATGATGTTGGAACCCAGACGTTTGGCTACTAAATCCATTGCCCAACGGATGGCAGCTATGACAAATACCAAGGTTGGGGATGTAATTGGCTATAGAATCCGTTTTGAATCTGTGGTATCCAAAAACACCCAACTAGAAGTGATCACCGAAGGAATTTTAACTCGGATGATGCACTCCGATAATAGCCTGGAAGATGTTGGTATGGTGATTTTTGATGAATTCCATGAGCGAAACCTTCATTCTGAAGTTGCTTTGGCACTTTGCAGAGAAATTCAGGAAGTATTAAGACCTGATTTGCGGATTTTATTGATGTCTGCAACCATCGACACCCCTACTCTTTCAGAGTTGCTGAATGCCGAAGTCATTCAAAGCAGTGGAAGACAATACCCTGTTGAAGTAGCCCATTTAGGGGAAATCGATGAATACAGTATTGGAGAGGATACTGCCCGCAAACTGATCCCACTCACGCATCAGCACCAAGGAGATTTTTTGGTGTTTTTACCTGGTCAAGGAGATATAAAAAAAGCGGAATCCATTTTAAGAAATGCCTTACCCGATGATATGGTTTTGCCTTTGTATGGTCAACTTTCTCCCAGCGCACAAAATAGAGCTATTCTTCCGGACCCTTCCGGAAAGAGGAAAATTGTCTTGTCGACAGATATCGCGGAAACCTCGCTTACCATAGAAGGCATCAAAGTGGTAGTAGATTCCGGGTATGCAAAGTCTTCCAAATTTGATCCTAGAACAGGTCTTTCTAGGCTTGTGTTACATAGGATCAGCAAGGACTCTGCTGATCAACGCTCAGGGCGTGCAGGAAGGTTAACAGCAGGGCATTCTTATAGACTTTGGACAAATGCCATTGAAAACCAGATGGCTGAATTTAGAACACCGGAATTATTGGAAGCAGACCTAGCTCCCATGGTGTTGGATATGAAGGCATGGGGACAGGAAGATATTCGAAACATGACTTGGCTCACCCCTCCTCCTTCCGGGACTTTATCATTGGCAGAAAAAACATTGGAGGCTATTGAGGCTTTGGAAGATGGGAATCTGACCGCTCATGGTAAAGAAATACACGGTGTTCCTACACATCCAAGGATCGCCCATATGTTATTGAATGCGAAGAACCATGATGAACTTGGATTGGGAACAGATATAGCCGCTTTATTGGATGAAAGAGATCCCTTAGGACCTGAAGCTGGTGTGGATCTAAACTTGAGAATTGAGGCCTTAAGAAAATATAGGGATCGTGGAGTGACCGTTTCCCGAATAAAAAAGATTGAAAAATTAGCATCTTCTTATAGATTCATGTTTAAGGTTGCTCCAGAAAACAAAGCAGTGGATCCTTGGATGACTGGTTTATTATTGGCTTATGCATATCCAGAAAGGATTGCAGCCGCTAGACCAGGTAACAATGCACAATTCCAACTGGCCAATGGAAAAATTGCCCAAATTGGTCACCGTGATGATTTAGCCCATGAATCTTGGCTGGCAGTAGCACATGTGGATGCAAGAGATGGGATGGGGAAAATCTGGATGGCCGCACCTATTAATCCAAAGGACTTGGCTCCCATGCTTAAAACAAAGGAAGTATTAAAATGGGATCGGAAGAAAGGTGGTTTACAGGCTCATTCTGAAATAAGGATTGGCTCTATTATACTTGGCACCAGACCTTTGGCGACCTATTCAGAAGGGAATGTCAAAGAAGCTATTTTAGAAGCAATCCGGGAAGAGGGAGAATATTTGTTGGATTTTAATGAGGCAGTAGAACAATTGATTTTAAGAGTTCAGTCCCTGAAAATATGGAATCCAGAACAGGAATGGCCGAATTGGTCTGTTGCTATGCTTTGCGAAACTCCCGAGAAATGGCTGGAGTTTTACTTACAGAACATCAAAAAGAATGAAGATTTAAAACAATTGAACCTGGTTCAGATTTTAAAAAATAGTCTTTCATTTGAATTACAGCAACTTTTGGATGAATTAGCTCCTACTTCGATAGATGTTCCATCTGGCAGCAAAATCAAATTGGAATACCGCTCAGAGGGAGAAATCCCTATTCTTTCGGTGAGACTTCAGGAACTATTTGGGTTGCTGGAAACACCTAAAATCAATGCAGGAAAAATCCCTGTATTAATAGAAATGCTATCGCCCGGCTTCAAGCCTGTACAATTAACCCAGGATTTGAAAAGCTTTTGGCAACATGGGTATTTTGAAGTGAAAAAAGAATTAAAGAGAAGATACCCCAAACATGAATGGCCAGAGGATCCAATTTCAGCTGAAGCAGTAAGAGGGGTGAAAAGGAGGACTTAA
- a CDS encoding HEAT repeat domain-containing protein, producing MQEETQKLFDKICDPNEKEAFYFAEKLGKINTEEVKDKLIELVKGDNWEIAYLACKALAKTSFNNEALEAIFTAIRDKKNQKNQGAFVQVLEEFDLSESFVDIFRVYLFGNFKAETLAKEYLDSVEFEITPRTIRKAEKHWNHYLHNPEDEGSLAIKKAEVEPMLLEMKELFSE from the coding sequence ATGCAGGAGGAAACTCAAAAACTTTTTGACAAAATTTGTGATCCCAATGAAAAAGAAGCTTTCTATTTTGCCGAAAAGCTAGGAAAGATCAATACGGAGGAAGTCAAAGACAAACTGATTGAACTCGTCAAAGGAGATAATTGGGAGATTGCTTATTTAGCATGTAAAGCATTGGCGAAAACGAGTTTCAACAACGAGGCTTTGGAAGCTATTTTTACTGCAATTAGAGATAAGAAAAATCAAAAGAACCAAGGTGCATTTGTACAAGTTTTGGAGGAATTTGATTTGAGTGAAAGCTTCGTCGATATTTTTAGGGTGTATCTATTCGGAAACTTTAAAGCTGAGACACTGGCAAAAGAGTATTTAGATAGTGTGGAATTCGAAATTACCCCAAGAACCATTCGCAAGGCCGAAAAGCATTGGAACCATTACTTACACAACCCCGAAGACGAAGGAAGTCTAGCCATTAAAAAAGCTGAAGTCGAACCTATGTTGCTAGAAATGAAGGAATTATTTTCTGAATAA